In Blautia sp. SC05B48, a single genomic region encodes these proteins:
- a CDS encoding methionine gamma-lyase family protein gives MKELYAQLGISSAVYDFGKTVEDSLKERFEKFDKTAEYNQMKVIHAMQKNRVSEACFGASSGYGYNDLGRETLEQVYADTFHTEACLVRPQITCGTHALAIALFGNLRPGDELLSPVGKPYDTLEEVIGIRPSNGSLAEYGVKYRQVDLLEDGTFDYENIKKAVNEKTKLVTIQRSKGYQTRPSFSVKQIGELIAFVKKIKPDVICMVDNCYGEFVDTIEPSDVGADIMVGSLIKNPGGGLAPIGGYIAGRKDCVENASYRMTCPGLGMEVGATLGVNRSLYQGFFLAPMVTKGALKGAVFAANIYEKLGFPVVPNSTEPRQDIIQAVTLGTPEGLVAFCQGIQAAAPVDSFVTPEPWDMPGYDSQVIMAAGAFIQGSSIELSADGPMKPPYAVYFQGGLTWEHAKLGILKSLQYMVDKELVRL, from the coding sequence ATGAAAGAATTATATGCACAGCTTGGAATTTCTTCCGCAGTTTATGATTTCGGTAAAACTGTAGAAGATTCCCTGAAAGAACGTTTTGAAAAATTTGATAAAACTGCAGAGTACAACCAGATGAAGGTTATCCATGCCATGCAGAAAAACCGTGTTAGTGAAGCATGTTTCGGAGCTTCCTCCGGTTATGGCTATAATGATCTTGGACGTGAGACCCTGGAGCAGGTCTATGCGGATACGTTCCACACAGAAGCCTGCCTGGTCCGCCCGCAGATTACCTGTGGAACCCACGCACTTGCCATTGCACTGTTTGGAAACTTACGCCCGGGCGATGAGCTTCTTTCCCCTGTAGGAAAACCATATGATACCCTGGAAGAAGTCATCGGAATCCGTCCGTCCAATGGTTCTCTTGCGGAATATGGCGTAAAATACCGTCAGGTAGATCTTCTTGAGGACGGTACCTTTGATTACGAAAACATCAAAAAAGCAGTCAATGAAAAAACAAAACTGGTAACCATCCAGCGTTCCAAAGGCTATCAGACCCGTCCTTCTTTCTCTGTGAAACAGATCGGTGAGCTGATCGCTTTTGTAAAGAAGATCAAACCGGATGTAATCTGTATGGTAGATAACTGCTACGGAGAGTTCGTAGATACCATCGAGCCAAGTGATGTAGGTGCGGATATCATGGTGGGTTCCCTGATCAAAAATCCAGGCGGTGGTCTGGCACCTATCGGCGGATATATCGCAGGAAGAAAAGACTGTGTGGAAAATGCCTCCTACCGTATGACCTGCCCGGGACTGGGCATGGAAGTCGGTGCAACTCTTGGTGTAAACCGTTCTCTGTATCAGGGATTTTTCCTTGCACCGATGGTCACTAAAGGAGCTTTAAAGGGCGCTGTTTTTGCAGCGAACATTTATGAAAAGCTTGGTTTCCCGGTAGTTCCAAACAGCACAGAACCACGTCAGGATATCATCCAGGCGGTCACCCTCGGAACACCAGAGGGTCTTGTAGCATTCTGTCAGGGTATCCAGGCTGCTGCACCGGTAGACAGCTTTGTGACACCGGAGCCGTGGGATATGCCGGGATATGACAGTCAGGTGATCATGGCAGCAGGTGCTTTCATCCAGGGTTCTTCCATTGAGCTTTCTGCCGATGGCCCCATGAAACCTCCTTATGCAGTTTATTTCCAGGGTGGTCTTACCTGGGAGCATGCAAAGCTGGGAATCCTGAAATCTCTTCAGTATATGGTTGATAAGGAACTTGTGAGATTATGA
- a CDS encoding NAD(P)/FAD-dependent oxidoreductase, with product MKKSEGPDLKKQIFVVGAGASGLMAAIQAAVNGAAVTVLEQNDRPGRKICATGNGRCNMTNLNQDENAYRGSHPEFAKDALAQFPVEKTLKFFQELGICTTDRNGWIYPRSNQAQSVVDVLVMKARSLKVKLKTNQTVTDVSFADGQWKIHTDGWTYSGDAVILANGSRASSVAGSCESGYEIAKSLGHHLIEPLPALTALKCKGNSFSGWSGVRTEGTITLYIDGTPTVSQQGELQLTDYGVSGIPVFQISRYAIRAVHENKNVELSINFFPELNRKELEEYLEHRKAACPYKTEKELLIGLFPEKLIRVLCAQKDLIRGITDFRLPVKNGLSFEQAQVCSGGVDTSEVHSKTMESRLHKGLYFAGELLDIDGTCGGYNLQWAWSSGAAAGIWAAKEEEK from the coding sequence ATGAAAAAATCCGAAGGACCGGACTTAAAAAAACAGATCTTTGTCGTAGGAGCCGGTGCTTCCGGTCTTATGGCAGCTATTCAGGCTGCTGTAAACGGAGCTGCAGTTACGGTTCTGGAACAAAATGACCGTCCCGGCAGAAAAATCTGTGCTACGGGAAATGGCCGTTGTAATATGACGAACCTGAATCAGGATGAAAACGCTTACCGGGGATCTCATCCTGAATTTGCCAAAGATGCTCTGGCACAGTTTCCTGTGGAAAAAACTCTGAAATTCTTTCAGGAATTGGGAATCTGTACCACAGACCGCAACGGATGGATCTATCCCCGAAGCAACCAGGCACAGAGTGTAGTAGATGTTCTTGTCATGAAGGCACGCAGCCTGAAGGTAAAGCTGAAAACCAATCAGACTGTTACCGACGTGTCTTTTGCAGACGGACAGTGGAAGATCCATACGGACGGATGGACCTACAGTGGTGATGCCGTGATCCTTGCAAATGGTTCCCGTGCTTCTTCCGTTGCAGGTTCCTGCGAAAGCGGATACGAAATTGCAAAAAGTCTTGGACATCATCTGATCGAACCCCTTCCAGCTCTGACAGCTCTGAAATGTAAGGGGAATTCTTTTTCCGGCTGGAGTGGTGTACGAACAGAAGGGACGATAACACTTTATATAGACGGCACACCGACAGTCTCCCAGCAGGGAGAGCTGCAGCTTACTGATTACGGTGTATCCGGGATCCCGGTATTCCAGATTTCCCGCTATGCTATCCGTGCCGTCCATGAAAACAAAAATGTGGAGCTTTCCATAAATTTTTTTCCGGAACTGAACCGGAAAGAGCTGGAAGAATACCTGGAGCACAGAAAAGCAGCCTGCCCTTACAAAACAGAAAAAGAACTTCTCATCGGACTTTTTCCTGAAAAACTGATCCGTGTTTTATGTGCACAGAAGGATCTTATCCGCGGGATCACCGATTTTCGTCTCCCGGTAAAAAACGGCCTTTCCTTTGAACAGGCACAGGTTTGTTCCGGTGGAGTGGATACGTCTGAAGTTCACAGCAAAACCATGGAGTCCAGACTTCATAAAGGTCTTTATTTTGCCGGAGAGCTCCTTGACATTGACGGTACCTGCGGAGGCTATAACCTGCAGTGGGCATGGTCAAGCGGAGCTGCCGCCGGTATCTGGGCAGCAAAGGAGGAAGAAAAATGA
- the miaA gene encoding tRNA (adenosine(37)-N6)-dimethylallyltransferase MiaA has protein sequence MKKPLIVLTGPTAVGKTKLSIALAKAVNGEIISADSMQVYRHMNIGSAKITPEEMDGVPHHLVDVLEPTEDFNIVLFQQMAKEAMDKIYAKGRIPILVGGTGFYIQSVTRDIDFTSSNQDDHYRRELEELAEQKGPSFLHDMLAKVDPKSAKDIHENNVKRVIRALEFYKQNGTRISEHNEEQKEHTSPYALAYFVLNAPRPLLYERIDTRVDEMLKNGLVEEVKKLREMGCHRGMVSMQGLGYKEILDWMDEEYSYEEAVRILKRDTRHFAKRQLTWFRREGEVTWVDKDNFDYDDSRILSYMLSVCREKGILPAK, from the coding sequence ATGAAAAAACCTCTTATCGTCCTTACCGGCCCTACTGCCGTGGGAAAAACAAAACTTTCCATTGCCCTTGCAAAAGCAGTAAACGGAGAGATCATTTCCGCGGATTCCATGCAGGTTTACCGCCACATGAATATCGGTTCCGCCAAGATCACACCAGAAGAAATGGATGGTGTTCCCCATCATCTGGTGGACGTGCTGGAGCCCACAGAGGATTTTAATATCGTTCTTTTTCAGCAGATGGCAAAAGAAGCCATGGACAAAATTTACGCCAAAGGCCGGATCCCGATCCTGGTAGGTGGTACAGGATTTTATATTCAGTCCGTAACCAGAGACATTGATTTTACCAGTTCCAACCAGGATGACCATTACCGGAGGGAGCTGGAAGAACTGGCAGAGCAGAAAGGCCCTTCATTTCTCCACGACATGCTTGCCAAGGTTGATCCAAAATCAGCCAAAGATATCCATGAGAACAATGTCAAGCGTGTGATCCGTGCCCTGGAATTTTATAAACAGAACGGTACCCGGATCTCCGAACATAATGAAGAGCAGAAGGAGCATACCAGCCCTTATGCCCTGGCCTATTTTGTCCTGAACGCACCACGTCCCCTTCTCTACGAACGCATTGACACAAGAGTGGATGAAATGCTGAAAAACGGACTGGTAGAAGAAGTAAAAAAACTTCGTGAGATGGGTTGTCACAGAGGAATGGTTTCCATGCAGGGACTGGGCTATAAAGAAATTCTGGACTGGATGGACGAAGAATACTCTTACGAGGAAGCCGTCCGTATCCTGAAACGTGACACCAGACATTTTGCCAAACGCCAGCTTACCTGGTTTCGAAGAGAAGGCGAGGTAACCTGGGTAGATAAAGATAACTTTGATTACGATGACAGCAGGATTCTTTCCTATATGCTTTCTGTATGCAGGGAAAAAGGAATCCTGCCTGCCAAATAA
- a CDS encoding NAD(P)/FAD-dependent oxidoreductase: protein MIRITQLKLPITHTEEQLHRKIAKMLRLGNQPFTYEIRKQSLDARHKEEKKFVYTVDIKLDNESRVLKKVHDKNIMLTSEKKYHFPSSGSETLSHRPVVIGSGPAGLFCAWYLAKAGYCPLVLERGEEADKRQETVENFWKNGILDPDSNVQFGEGGAGTFSDGKLNTLVKDTFGRGREVLSRFVEAGAPSEILYQQKPHLGTDQLVGIVQFMRHQIEEMGGEFRFRSTVTDLIIRDRKLNAVIVNAKEEIPAEICILAPGHSARDTFAMLDKHNINMEPKSFAVGVRVEHPQTMINQDLYGEPENDRLGAASYKVTHTLENGRGVYSFCMCPGGYVVNASSEEDMLAVNGMSYQARDSHNANSAIIVTVNPSDFPEEGVLGGIALQRKLERAAWEAGNGKIPVQLFKDYCTHQKSTRLGDVIPCIKGAYTLTDVRSIFPKEIGDSIEAGIHAFGKKLSGFDRPDALLEGVESRTSSPVRIVREPKKLTSNIEGIYPCGEGAGYAGGITSAAMDGIKVAEAVASVYALPVNKI, encoded by the coding sequence ATGATCCGGATCACACAGCTGAAGCTTCCCATCACCCATACAGAAGAGCAGCTTCACCGAAAAATAGCAAAAATGCTTCGTCTTGGAAATCAGCCGTTCACCTATGAGATCCGAAAACAATCTCTGGATGCCCGGCACAAAGAGGAAAAAAAATTTGTCTACACTGTAGATATTAAACTGGATAACGAATCCCGTGTCCTCAAAAAGGTTCACGATAAAAATATTATGTTAACCTCTGAGAAAAAATATCATTTTCCCTCATCTGGCTCTGAAACTCTGTCCCATCGTCCTGTAGTGATCGGAAGCGGACCTGCAGGATTATTCTGTGCCTGGTACCTGGCCAAAGCCGGGTACTGTCCACTGGTACTGGAACGGGGAGAAGAAGCAGACAAACGACAGGAAACCGTGGAAAATTTCTGGAAAAACGGCATCCTGGATCCGGATTCCAATGTACAGTTCGGAGAGGGCGGTGCAGGGACTTTTTCCGATGGAAAGCTGAACACTCTGGTAAAAGATACTTTTGGAAGAGGAAGGGAGGTTCTTTCCCGATTTGTGGAGGCAGGAGCTCCTTCTGAGATCCTTTACCAGCAAAAGCCTCATCTTGGCACAGATCAGCTTGTAGGTATCGTTCAGTTTATGCGTCATCAGATTGAAGAAATGGGCGGGGAATTCCGTTTTCGTTCCACAGTAACTGATCTGATAATCCGTGACCGGAAGCTTAACGCAGTCATTGTCAATGCAAAAGAGGAAATACCGGCAGAAATCTGTATTCTTGCTCCCGGCCACAGCGCCAGAGATACATTTGCCATGCTGGATAAACACAATATAAATATGGAGCCGAAATCTTTTGCGGTGGGGGTACGCGTGGAGCATCCGCAGACCATGATCAACCAGGATCTTTACGGAGAACCGGAAAACGACCGTCTGGGTGCAGCCAGCTACAAGGTTACCCATACACTGGAAAACGGACGTGGCGTTTATTCTTTCTGTATGTGTCCCGGCGGATATGTTGTAAATGCATCTTCTGAAGAAGATATGCTTGCAGTGAATGGTATGAGCTATCAGGCACGTGACAGTCATAATGCCAACAGTGCTATCATCGTTACGGTAAACCCTTCTGATTTTCCTGAAGAGGGAGTTCTCGGCGGAATCGCTCTGCAGAGAAAACTGGAGCGCGCTGCCTGGGAAGCCGGAAACGGAAAAATCCCGGTACAGCTTTTCAAAGATTACTGTACACATCAGAAAAGTACCAGGCTTGGAGATGTGATCCCCTGTATCAAAGGAGCTTATACACTTACCGATGTCCGCAGTATTTTCCCGAAAGAGATCGGCGATTCCATTGAAGCAGGAATCCATGCTTTTGGAAAAAAGCTTTCCGGTTTTGACCGGCCGGATGCATTGCTGGAAGGAGTAGAAAGCCGTACCTCTTCTCCTGTACGGATCGTTCGGGAACCGAAAAAGCTCACTTCCAATATAGAAGGGATCTACCCCTGCGGAGAGGGCGCCGGTTACGCCGGAGGCATTACATCCGCAGCGATGGACGGGATCAAGGTGGCAGAAGCAGTCGCTTCCGTTTATGCCCTGCCTGTAAACAAAATATGA